In Monodelphis domestica isolate mMonDom1 chromosome 3, mMonDom1.pri, whole genome shotgun sequence, the following proteins share a genomic window:
- the ISCU gene encoding iron-sulfur cluster assembly enzyme ISCU isoform X3 codes for MAASAAKAGAAGLRRAASAICLGARRPPCRELSAPARLYHKKVVDHYENPRNVGSLDKTSKNVGTGLVGAPACGDVMKLQIQVDEKGKIVDARFKTFGCGSAIASSSLATEWVKGKTVEEALTIKNTDIAKELCLPPVKLHCSKVTSTLSRISGK; via the exons ATGGCAGCGTCGGCAGCGAAAGCAGGAGCAGCGGGGTTGAGGCGGGCGGCCTCGGCGATATGCCTGGGCGCTCGGCGGCCGCCCTGCCGGGAGCTCTCAGCCCCGGCCCGACTGTACCACAAGAAG GTAGTTGATCATTATGAAAATCCCAGAAATGTAGGGTCCCTTGACAAGACATCCAAGAATGTTGGCACTGGATTGGTTGGAGCACCAGCTTGTGGGGATGTTATGAAATTACAG atcCAAGTGGATGAAAAAGGGAAGATTGTGGATGCCAGATTCAAGACATTTGGCTGTGGCTCTGCCATTGCTTCAAGTTCCCTGGCTACTGAGTGGGTTAAAGGGAAAACG GTTGAAGAAGCCTTAACGATCAAAAATACTGACATTGCCAAGGAGTTGTGCCTCCCTCCTGTTAAGCTTCACTGCTCTA
- the ISCU gene encoding iron-sulfur cluster assembly enzyme ISCU isoform X4, translating to MAASAAKAGAAGLRRAASAICLGARRPPCRELSAPARLYHKKVVDHYENPRNVGSLDKTSKNVGTGLVGAPACGDVMKLQIQVDEKGKIVDARFKTFGCGSAIASSSLATEWVKGKTVEEALTIKNTDIAKELCLPPVKLHCSRSS from the exons ATGGCAGCGTCGGCAGCGAAAGCAGGAGCAGCGGGGTTGAGGCGGGCGGCCTCGGCGATATGCCTGGGCGCTCGGCGGCCGCCCTGCCGGGAGCTCTCAGCCCCGGCCCGACTGTACCACAAGAAG GTAGTTGATCATTATGAAAATCCCAGAAATGTAGGGTCCCTTGACAAGACATCCAAGAATGTTGGCACTGGATTGGTTGGAGCACCAGCTTGTGGGGATGTTATGAAATTACAG atcCAAGTGGATGAAAAAGGGAAGATTGTGGATGCCAGATTCAAGACATTTGGCTGTGGCTCTGCCATTGCTTCAAGTTCCCTGGCTACTGAGTGGGTTAAAGGGAAAACG GTTGAAGAAGCCTTAACGATCAAAAATACTGACATTGCCAAGGAGTTGTGCCTCCCTCCTGTTAAGCTTCACTGCTCTA
- the ISCU gene encoding iron-sulfur cluster assembly enzyme ISCU isoform X2: MAASAAKAGAAGLRRAASAICLGARRPPCRELSAPARLYHKKVVDHYENPRNVGSLDKTSKNVGTGLVGAPACGDVMKLQIQVDEKGKIVDARFKTFGCGSAIASSSLATEWVKGKTVEEALTIKNTDIAKELCLPPVKLHCSTPPTLNTCLSDE; this comes from the exons ATGGCAGCGTCGGCAGCGAAAGCAGGAGCAGCGGGGTTGAGGCGGGCGGCCTCGGCGATATGCCTGGGCGCTCGGCGGCCGCCCTGCCGGGAGCTCTCAGCCCCGGCCCGACTGTACCACAAGAAG GTAGTTGATCATTATGAAAATCCCAGAAATGTAGGGTCCCTTGACAAGACATCCAAGAATGTTGGCACTGGATTGGTTGGAGCACCAGCTTGTGGGGATGTTATGAAATTACAG atcCAAGTGGATGAAAAAGGGAAGATTGTGGATGCCAGATTCAAGACATTTGGCTGTGGCTCTGCCATTGCTTCAAGTTCCCTGGCTACTGAGTGGGTTAAAGGGAAAACG GTTGAAGAAGCCTTAACGATCAAAAATACTGACATTGCCAAGGAGTTGTGCCTCCCTCCTGTTAAGCTTCACTGCTCTA